GTGCGTGCATGCGTgtgttgtttataaaaaaaaaaaaaaagtagacatGAGTTGGTAGGTTGGTGGATGGTTTGATATTTAATACTACTAGTCTACTACTATGATGTATGATAAATTTATCATCAAAAGGTAGCATAACTAATTGATGTTGCGTTAAAAGAGACATGAAAGGTGTGGAGCGGTGGCGGATGTAGAGTACGACAAAGACGACATTGTAATGAGCTTGGTTATATCATATCAATCTATGTCAAAGACCCTTTTGGTTATCAGAAATGATACTCGGACACAAAACCATAGACAAATATACGACACCATATTTACAAGGATGGgtaatttcaaaatttcaacattAAACCAAGGACAGTTTTGGAAAATCcattttatcttcttctttcCCTGCTCATTGTGGTGCGTTCCCTCTCCCTACGaacctcttctctcttctctcacatCACCTCCAATCGGCAAGTTCTCCTCTGATTTTTCACCATTGACCGAAGCAAATTGATATAGGTAAATCTCCATCTCCTTCATCATGTATGACAATCTCATATCCGGTTCCTTttacattcaattttaatttgatcTGAAATTGTGGTGTTCAATGTGttctttagtttttcttttgatggCTATGggtattaaaaagaaaaaggtaaaCTATTTAATTTCCCTTTGAAACTATATTTGGTTTGTCATTAAACATGTTTGAAAGtttatttgggttttttttcttcatagctAAAGTTTTATGTGTGAAGCTATGAACATTGTGTTGATTTGTTTCATGACTGTGTTTGCCTTTTGCAGTGAAAAAAATGTCTAGAAACTCTTCTAATTTCAATTAGacacaattgaaaagaaagggTGGTTAGTTGTTTTGGTTGTGATATTGTTGTTAGTGTTGTGTGGTATTGTTTAGATAGAATTTTTTTCAGCTTTTGAGAGTTTTATGAGCTGCATTTGCTGTGCTTTTGCAGTGGACATTTTATGCTCAGTTTTCTGCCCAGCATTGTGCGAGTTGGCTGCTGCAATGTTGGGCTGTTGCGGCTTTGCTTTACTACTGTGTGCGCGTCCGTTTCACATGGATTGTTGACCACTGCTGTCTTCTTTACATGGATTGGATTATCCGAAACAACACCAATTCAACAAGCTTGTAAATGTTCCGACATAATGAAGGAAATGAGCAATAAGAAATTTGAGAAGTTAAATGTCAATTTGTATGTTGAGAAGAAAGGAATTGGAGTATCATTCTTTTGTTGCTGCTATGGTGATTTTTTGTTACTTATGTACTTAGGTTTTAGGGAAAAATTGAACGgtttatttgttacacttgttgactattttgtgattgtttaaAACAATTATGTAAGATTGAAATCATAGTATTTGTATCATAATAGAAATGTATTGTATTATGATAATGGTAATGATTGCTTTTGAAATTTATTAAGTGCCAAGTATTTATGACAGGTTCAATTTTAGTCTTGTAGTATCTTTATGATAAACTGTAATTTAACAAGGCCGCTGGTACTGTTAACAAGGCGGCTGCGGAAACTTGCAGATTAACCAAATCTTTGAAGTGAATACATGATATTTAACAAAAAGATTAAACACATCTTTTTTCTATTCTCAAATATTAAGTTGTGactattttttcactttttttttaaaacggcAAATTTATTAGGCTAAGATGTCGCAAGAAGCAAACAAACTCCCACAAGAAAGGACTACAAAAGGTTCCGCATATAGAtgaaaaccaaacaaacaaaacaaaacactcAAACACCTCCCCCCTGATACAAACCGAAACAGCAAAGTACAAGGCCACCTGCTAATAGCAGAAAACTGGCGTGCATACGAGCACCCAAACAAATTGCCCATCCGAAACACAAACAACTAAAACAGATAAAACAAGCTGCACCTAAACCTGCAACAGTACCAACAGGAAGCTAGGCAAGAAAAATACAAGACAATTCCTTCCTATCTAACAAGACAAGTCCTTCCTATctaacaagaaaaacataagaCTATTTTTCACCTTATAATGATATAAGACACATAAGAAGCGCACACCCATAATATTTCATTGATAAGTTGTATGGAATTTAAGAGTTTTGACATGAACTTGCAAAATAACATTGCTGCATTATATTCACTAATTTGTCCATTACTACAACACCATTTCCATGGTTGATTAAGTACatcacaaaataaaacttaaattacATAAGTTAACTAACATTGTACCTAATGTTGACTTTACAAACATGTTTTAAACAtgttttcccaaaaaaaaaaaaaaaaaaactgaaattcatGACTATGTATAGACCTTTGTCCCCATGATCTGACCACCAAAAAACACAATATCATTGTTATATAAGTCTTGTTATATACACACAAAAGGCCACTTCATCTTCTTAGCAATGAGTGCATTAGcttttgtccaaaaaatattagagttGTCCATACTAGTTAACTACCATTGTACTTGCATCTAGCAAATTTCCACCACTTACAACATCAACATATGGTTCAATGTAGATGTTGCTGTCAAACTGATTTGTCACTCTTTGAGAATTGTTGTCCTGCAAATTTGGACAAACAGGAAATTAAGATGGAATATCCATATATACAAGGTGATTACAAAacttgtaaataaaataaaacatacattAGTTCCTCTGTCATCACTCTGTTTGGTTAGTTTACTTGGCTTCTTAATAGCTTTTTCGATTGcagacatttttctttttgatggaGGGCGGCCTTTACGTTTAACCCGCAATGGACTGTGAATTTCAGTACCATTGTTTGGATTTGAGTCATTTAACATTTTCAGTTGTAGCATTCCTGGTGGGTAAATCAGAAGTAAAATGATGTAAAATTTCATGGAGGTCCTTAGATGTGTCTTCAAACTCTGCCGCTACTTCAGCAACCTCGTAGAAATGCTTGCATAACTTGTCAAACCTGTCCATTTGTGGCTTCAATTGTGTCACACAATAACTGCTCTTGATATATGTATGCttccttttaatatttttattccatCTAGCTACAACATACTTCTCTGGTACATTTTTAACCCTCTCTTGAGCACACACACATAACACATGTCGACACAAAATACCTCTAAATTCAAACAATGAGCATTCACAATTGAGATCATGGTTTTCTCGATTAAACACAACTTTAAATACATGTTCTTTTGTTCTATCCCCAACTAACACATCCTCCAACACATGATATGTGGCAAAACAACCCTCCACGGTGTTCAATGAATAAGCACAATTCATTTTAGATCTAAATTCAGCTTGAACCTCCTTAAATTTAGCATGAGTATACTCACCTTGGAATTGCTTTTCAATTGACGAGTTTGACCCGCAAGAAATTGTGGTATTCATCGAATTAAAATCTGCTTCAAATTCTTTTTCTGCTCGACTTCGGAGAGCATTATCATATTGTTTCATAAATTGATTTAGACTTGTCGTTGAATTGATATAACCATCAAAGAAAGCGTGTATACTCTCACTTCGTTGAGTTGTTGACATACCggcccaaaaatattttcttaacaagGTTGGTACCCATCTATGACGTTCTTTATACAATCCACTCAaccaatgattttgttgaagctcaaATTTTTCGATGAAGGAACACCATTTCTCTTCAAAATCATCTATTGTGAACGTATCATAAACAACTTCTTTCATTGCAAACTTAATCCTTTTATAATCACCATACCCACTGAGTTTTTCggcaatttttttcattatatgcCATAAACACCACCTATGGCGAGTTGTAGGGAACACTTCCTCGATTGCATTTTGCATTGCCTTACATTGGTCAATCACAATAGCAACAGGGGGCTTTCCTAGCATACAACGAAGCCATGAATTAAAAAGCCATACAAACGACTCTGTGTCTTCTCCTGATAGCAACCCACATCCAAGTAATGTTGATTGACCATGGTGATTCACACCAACAAAAACAGCAAAAGGCATATCATATTTGTTAGTCAAATATGTTGTGTCGAAAGTTACAACATCTCCAAAATACTCATAAGCAGCCCTACTTCTTGCATCAGCCCAAAAGACATTCCTTACATGAAAATCGTCATCCAAATCTATTTCATAGAAGAAATTTGGATTTTGTTCCCTCATTTGacaaaaatagtttatcaagGCCTTGCCATCACCTTCTTTTCCAATTGCACGTCGTTCCTTGTTAACATAATTCCTCACATCTCTTTCATTAAATGGTACATTTTCATGCCCGCCTGCATCTTTAACAAGAGATTGAAAAGTCTTGTTGATCCTCACACCTGCATCATCATTGATTTGAATTGTCCTCTTTACATGCAAGTCCATATTCTTGTTAGCCTTGAACAGCCTTGCCTTTGTAGGGCTAGTATGATGAGAATGATTAGGCTCAAATTTGTTAATGTACCACAATCCATCTGCTTTCAACTTGATACAAATCTTAGCAGGACAACTTTTTCCCATTGTCGGACGTGTCTTCAATGTACATACACTTTTCGTCACTTCAGCCCGATCTCTTGTGCATGCAAGAATTAAGTAGCATACCTCCCCATCCTTTCCTTTTCTCGATGTTCTAATCTTCCAATCAAAACCCTTTCTCAAAGCATATTCTCTATAAAATGATTTAGAAACACATATCTGTTTTAGGCTCCCACCATGCATcttcattttcaacattaaagtTGTCAACTTCTATGCCTTCATCATGAATACTACCACTATCCACAAAAGCATTTGGATTATCCATGAATGTTCAATTGTGGGGGCAATTGACACCCCAAATCTGCACAAAATAACTCAAAATGTAAGCATGGACTTCGTCGAGATAAGCACACATAATGTACCTCACATACTTTGTCATTagaaagaaacatttcaacacaACAGAAAAACATAACagaaatataagagaaaaattgtAATCAAAGGAGGGTATCAGATTTAAGTATTAGCAATGTCTAAGTCTGTAATCATGAAATTAAGTTGAGAAAATTAATATTGAGCATATTCATTATATAAAACCTGAATCAATTTCATTATTTAGTCAATTCAAAAATTTAGGGTTTGTGATTTAAAATTGGGGGAAAACGAAAATGATGAAGGAACCATCTCACCCCATGATAAAAATGGAAGAATGAAGTAATGAAATGAGATAATAAGTgggaataaaacaaaaatgatttgggtttaagattttttttcctatctATTTATGAATCAAACCAACGTTTTCCTCAACCAAGGTAAAACAATAACTACAAGCTACTAAAATTCTAAAAACAAGAGTAGAGAAAGGAAAGAACCTGAGCATGAAAACGAGGAGGAACAGTGGAGGAATACGGTGTTACGGCGGCAGCTGGAGTGACCGAAATAGCATGAGAGGCTGGCACTGCACAAAGATGAAGGAGTGACGAGAAATTATTAGTGAATGAAAGATTATTTGTTCTTGGTAATGGGAAATGACTGAATCAGAAAGAGGGAACTCAAAAGAAACAAGAGGGAAAAAGAAACGAGGGaaagaaggaaagaagaaaagaaggaaagaaggagaaaataaatgtaaaaaaatatatgtattaggTAACAGTGAATGGTGTTGTATATTTGTCTCCACTTTTGTGTATGATTATCATTTCTGTTTGGCTATATCTCCTTATTCCCCTGTCAAAGACATCTTAAATTTGTTAAAGTTTTACGGAATGGAAAAACTAACTTTGTTAGACCTTAATCCACAAAGCTTCCAGTTTTATTCAGTTTCGATTTCATAATCCACATTATATAAAGCAAAGTTTTTGTCCAACAACAAgtaaaaacaatcatgcatgcATGGACAATCTCAATCATTTTATCCAACAAGtataaaacttcaatttcattattttattatattgcttaaTCTCAATCatacaaagaaaacaaattttattctaCTTAGTGGAACCTAGAAACTAGGAACTTATTAACTCAACCCAAATAAATAgcaacattaaaataaattccAACAATTCCTCCCCTAAACTGATTCATGCATGCATTCAATTTAAATTTGGCACCTCACAAACTCCAAGTTGATCTCTTGATTTATGAAATACATCAAGTGTCAACGGTTTAGTCACAATATCAGCTACTTGATTGCTTGTGTTACAATGATAACATCAACTTTCCAAAGATAATTGCTCAATCTACTTCCCCAAAACTGTGGCAATTTATGAGAAGAGGGTTGTTAATTGTATAACCGTACATATAACAACCAAACTTATTATACCGTATAATATTCCACATCAATTGAGTTTgctcaaaaaatacaaaaaatggaaaattgtaTAACAAAGTAGAATTCATTTTCggttgtcaaaaaaaagttcataaGTCAATTCTCTTATGAGAAGCACGCTTTTATAGTCTATTTTTGAGCATATAAGAGGTGCATTGAGAGACCATTtctcaaaattatttatatatattttgtgattatGAGTTTAAACTTTGTTGGacttttccataaaaaaaaaaactttgttggAAAATGTACATTGATTAAAGTACGCAATTTACATAATGAAAATCGCCTATACTTAACTAAAAGTTAAagtgattagtttttttatcatcttaaaaAAACTAAGATTTAAGATATAATTAGTTACAATAATTTGTTACGCTAGTTACTTAAGTTACACTAGTTAGTTGCTCATTGGCTCTATAAGCGTTTTTTTAATGACAGTGGTGGtgttaattataatttaaaggTTTGATTATGTGgtttttgttgaagttgaaatgatgaatttttgaaagaacaaaaaaaattgaagatggtgaaaattgatgaagatgagggaagaagatgaagaaaagtaaaataaataaggtaTTGGTGATACACAGTTAGATCTGATAGACCTCATTTATCCAATGGTCTCCTTTTTTTTTGAGgttaaaatgaatgaaataggaccaaattgaatgatggaaagaagataaaggaccaatttgaaagtttaatagttagaggaccaaattaaaaacaaaaaataagttaagggaccaaatgatatATTAAACCTTTTGGCATTAAACAAGTGATAAATGGTTCGATGCTTGAGTctcttcaaatttttttgattgaGAAGTGAGaacacatctttttttttttttttgaagggaagtGGGAACACATCTTGTTTGTatgttaaataattaattatcttaTTGATATGTTTGATATAAATCATGTAAATTAAAAAGTCACCCTTCTAATAAAACTATATCATAAGATAAGATGACAATATCTTTTTTGTAGTTTAATTAGAGTTAGAGATCTCGagatcaatttttttctctttttttagttaatatGGTTCTCAAGAGAATGTGACACGAGTAGGTTAGAGTTTAGATGTGAGATAAGTAGCTTGATCAAATCATTTAAAACACATCATATTGCCAATTTTTAGttcaaaaatgtttaaaatatgatggagggaccaaaactaacatattttaaaatagggaaacaaaatccaaaaaatagtaaaaataaaggGATCATAATTATAATCAAGCCAAAAACATAAGATAACGCATTATGAGTATCAGAACAAAGGTCACATGATAAATCTGCATTGCACTAAGTTGCTGCTGGTTCGAAATAAACATTAGAAGATGAAGTTTCTGTGAAACCGAACAAAGCCAAAGCATCATAGAAATgacacacacaagcacaaatggATTTCATAAATTATGACAAAGATACTACGCATCGTTCTAACAATATTTCATTAtttggttttggaaaaaaaCTGAAAGTcttcaataattcaaaatttcgtGGTGCAAGTAAACATATGCTATAATTGCATTTGTTTACATTTTAGACaaattatcatatttaaaatcCTGAATTGTCTTAAAGCATTTTTGGCTAATCAACAAGGCCGAAAAATGGTACACACAGTacagatagatgagagaatTGCTCTTTACGTACCTATCAATTGCTCACAAACATCTCAAATTAGCAAAATATCTCCGGCAGCAATTAATCACCATTTGAGAACTTTTTAAATCGGTTATACTGATTTAAATAGTGATTTATCCGatttaaaaaatgttgaatgaCAGTTAAATATCATTTTGAAGCGAACGATCGTTCATAGCCGTTCAACGAGCATTAATAATTGTTTGTGAGCAATTACTTGGTGTCTATAGAGCAATCTTTCAGACATGATGCCTTACAAAGTTTAGAAGGCCATGAGCCCACAACTGTATCCTTATGTTTCAATGCAAGCAATGTGTTTCAAATACATTTTatactattacttttcccaccctattaCATTCTCACACgccctaatttaaaaaaaaaaatatatatcatttgttCTGGTTTTATAATCCGAACATGTTGGGATTATAAAATCCTAAATATTCAGAAACTGTTGAAACCTGAAGCACCTTGATCTTGAAGCACATTGGAAcagtttggattataaaatttgaacattTTTAGTCAATTTTGGACTATAAAATCCGAAACGTCTCAAACATTACAAAAAAGCATGACTTTGGAGCgagaaaaaggtaaaaaaaaggtacatttcgtattattctttaaaaaaaaaaattcgtattatataatctgaaatgtaTCAGCTCACGGACAGAGATtaacaacacatcacaattttcaaacattagattaaaaataaaaattatcccAAAGTTACAAACCAGTTCATACATaacattaaaatcaaagtaACATTTATCCAACGATTACAACACCATAACATAAAATCTAACCTCTGCCACCCCCAACAACACGTCTACGACGATAAACCCACCCTCTATGAACCTCTCCCAAGATTGCTTTAAAATGGGGGA
Above is a genomic segment from Medicago truncatula cultivar Jemalong A17 chromosome 5, MtrunA17r5.0-ANR, whole genome shotgun sequence containing:
- the LOC112422163 gene encoding protein FAR1-RELATED SEQUENCE 5-like; its protein translation is MGKSCPAKICIKLKADGLWYINKFEPNHSHHTSPTKARLFKANKNMDLHVKRTIQINDDAGVRINKTFQSLVKDAGGHENVPFNERDVRNYVNKERRAIGKEGDGKALINYFCQMREQNPNFFYEIDLDDDFHVRNVFWADARSRAAYEYFGDVVTFDTTYLTNKYDMPFAVFVGVNHHGQSTLLGCGLLSGEDTESFVWLFNSWLRCMLGKPPVAIVIDQCKAMQNAIEEVFPTTRHRWCLWHIMKKIAEKLSGYGDYKRIKFAMKEVVYDTFTIDDFEEKWCSFIEKFELQQNHWLSGLYKERHRWVPTLLRKYFWAGMSTTQRSESIHAFFDGYINSTTSLNQFMKQYDNALRSRAEKEFEADFNSMNTTISCGSNSSIEKQFQGEYTHAKFKEVQAEFRSKMNCAYSLNTVEGCFATYHVLEDVLVGDRTKEHVFKVVFNRENHDLNCECSLFEFRGILCRHVLCVCAQERVKNVPEKYVVARWNKNIKRKHTYIKSSYCVTQLKPQMDRFDKLCKHFYEVAEVAAEFEDTSKDLHEILHHFTSDLPTRNATTENVK